A section of the Humulus lupulus chromosome 2, drHumLupu1.1, whole genome shotgun sequence genome encodes:
- the LOC133819273 gene encoding organelle RRM domain-containing protein 2, mitochondrial, whose product MALSWLSVSSSSSLPLLHLHSSIPKPFFYPPRTSLFSLSTSISTAPNSYFPSLSTISCSTNSNSNSISASAIDDSPPPTVFIKGLSLSTSEGRLKRAFSEFGEVTRVKILIDTFSGQSLGFAYVWFAKEHFGQLAIRQMNGKFFHGRYIFVGKPRQPRKRKTMSHYKF is encoded by the exons ATGGCATTGTCTTGGCTAAGTGTCTCTTCCTCATCCTCACTTCCATTGCTTCACCTCCACTCTTCAATTCCAAAACCCTTCTTCTACCCTCCAAGAACATCCTTATTCTCACTCTCAACTTCAATCTCCACAGCTCCAAATTCTTACTTTCCTTCTCTTTCCACCATATCTTGCTCAACCAACtccaactccaactccatctCTGCTTCTGCCATTGACGATTCTCCTCCACCCACCGTTTTCATCAAAG GGCTGTCTCTATCAACATCAGAAGGGCGTTTAAAGAGGGCATTTTCGGAGTTTGGAGAGGTTACTCGAG TGAAAATTCTTATAGATACATTTTCCGGGCAGTCGTTAGGATTTGCTTATGTTTGGTTTGCTAAGGAACATTTTGGTCAATTAGCTATCAGGCAGATGAATGGGAAG TTCTTTCATGGCAGGTATATCTTTGTAGGAAAGCCTAGACAACCCAGAAAACGAAAGACAATGAGCCATTATAAGTTTTAA